GTATTTTATAATAACTTAAAATCTCCCGATGGATCTGTTGAATCTTTGGGAGATGATCGCACCGGAGAAGGAGGCGGTGATGATGAAACCATTCTCGTTGAGTTAAATACCATTGATCCCAATATTCAAGAAATTGTCTTTGTCGTCACCATTTACGAAGCCGAAGCCAGACGGCAAAATTTTGGACAAATTCGCAATTCTTACATCCGAATTTATAACAATGAAAATGACTCTGAGATCACTCGCTATGATTTAGAAGAGGATTTTTCCAGAGAAACTTCTATCGAAATGGGTCGCCTCTATCGCAAAGACGGCGAATGGCGCTTTCAAGCCGTTGGACAAGGCTATAATTCAGGTTTAGAAGCCTTTGTTCAACAATATACCTAAAGGGGTTGACGGTTGACTGTTGACGGTTAACCGTCAGCCACTCAGACTGATAAAATTTACAATCTGTGGAGTTGATTACCCATGTCAATTAATATTAAAAAAGGGGAACGAATTAGTTTATCCAAAGAAGCTCCGGGTTTAAAACGAGCATCTATTGGTTTAGGATGGGATGTGAATGCCAGTGATACAGGAACAGCCTTTGATTTAGATGCTTCTGTGTTTATGGTGGCAGAAGATGGTAAAATTCCAGTCGATGAAT
The sequence above is drawn from the Planktothrix serta PCC 8927 genome and encodes:
- a CDS encoding TerD family protein; the protein is MTINLSKGERISLSKEAPGLKKAGVGLGWDINASDTGAAFDLDVSVFMIASNGKIPNEQYFVFYNNLKSPDGSVESLGDDRTGEGGGDDETILVELNTIDPNIQEIVFVVTIYEAEARRQNFGQIRNSYIRIYNNENDSEITRYDLEEDFSRETSIEMGRLYRKDGEWRFQAVGQGYNSGLEAFVQQYT